A section of the Macadamia integrifolia cultivar HAES 741 chromosome 9, SCU_Mint_v3, whole genome shotgun sequence genome encodes:
- the LOC122089626 gene encoding putative disease resistance protein At1g50180, with translation MALSIVSSVAQYLGGLVVHEKELLGGVADQIENIQVEMKQMQCFLKDADERVNESENIHNLVADIRDLAYNAEDIIESYILKAKYASFFNPKRYIRLHEIGKEIKTLQLKIQHFTRRVETYGFLSTGQEGGTSSTTEMQRQLRQSYPHYDDEDVIGIQDNIKVLVAELIKKEGPHLVSIVGMGGLGKTTLAKKVYNHDAVKRYFDCCAWSFISQQFQGRTILQEIIRKVCNEIEHENLNDGEMKEKLYKLLEDKCYLSWELFCKKDFLWKNVASSSSTLYHPEAEKKKKLGRDMIKKCGGLPLAVVVLRGLLGTKKSIHEWEMVAKDITKYLNRVEQRQEQHGVSGILSLSYHDLPSYIKPCFLYLGLYLEDSEIHKKVLIQMWIAEGFLQQYNGLETMSKEEIGEKYLLELINRSMVQPDEMSFHGKLKTCRLHDLMRDLCLQKAKEENFLSTFDGESAASDSSSSTSEMYPQC, from the exons ATGGCTCTCTCTATTGTGTCCTCTGTTGCACAATACCTCGGTGGTCTGGTGGTGCATGAAAAAGAATTATTAGGTGGGGTGGCCGATCAGATTGAGAATATCCAAGTTGAAATGAAGCAGATGCAATGCTTCTTAAAAGATGCAGATGAAAGAGTGAATGAAAGTGAAAACATTCATAATTTGGTTGCAGACATCAGAGATCTTGCTTACAATGCGGAGGATATCATAGAGTCCTACATTCTCAAAGCGAAGTATGCAAGCTTCTTCAATCCGAAGAGATACATACGACTTCACGAAATTGGGAAGGAGATCAAAACACTTCAATTGAAGATCCAACACTTCACTCGCAGGGTAGAAACTTATGGCTTCTTATCGACTGGCCAAGAAGGAGGAACTAGCTCTACCACTGAGATGCAGAGACAATTGAGACAATCTTATCCGCattatgatgatgaagatgttaTCGGCATACAGGACAACATCAAGGTATTGGTTGCAGAGTTGATAAAAAAGGAAGGCCCCCATCTGGTTTCCATTGTTGGGATGGGGGGATTGGGTAAAACTACCCTTGCTAAAAAGGTATACAATCATGATGCTGTTAAGCGTTATTTTGATTGTTGTGCTTGGAGTTTTATTTCCCAACAATTCCAAGGACGAACCATTTTGCAGGAAATCATTAGGAAAGTTTGCAATGAAATAGAACATGAGAATTTGAATGATGGAGAGATGAAGGAGAAGTTATACAAGCTATTGGAAGACAAGTGCTATTTG AGTTGGGAGTTGTTTTgtaagaaagattttctttggaaGAATGTTGCATCAAGTTCCTCCACTTTGTACCATccagaagcagagaagaaaaagaagttggGAAGAGACATGATAAAAAAATGTGGAGGTTTGCCTCTAGCGGTTGTTGTACTTAGAGGCTTGTTgggaacaaagaaatcaattcaTGAATGGGAGATGGTTGCTAAAGACATTACCAAGTACTTGAACAGAGTCGAACAACGACAAGAGCAACATGGTGTTTCAGGGATATTGTCTTTAAGCTACCATGATTTACCTTCTTATATAAAGCCATGCTTTCTGTACCTTGGCCTTTACCTAGAGGATTCCGAAATCCACAAAAAGGTATTGATCCAAATGTGGATAGCAGAAGGTTTTTTGCAGCAGTATAATGGGCTAGAAACAATGTCGAAGGAAGAAATTGGAGAAAAATACTTGCTTGAGCTGATTAATAGGTCAATGGTTCAACCGGACGAAATGAGCTTTCATGGAAAATTAAAAACATGCCGCTTGCATGACTTGATGCGAGACCTATGCTTGCAGAAGgcaaaagaagagaatttcCTTTCTACTTTTGATGGTGAAAGTGCAGCAtcagattcttcttcttccacttccGAG ATGTATCCACAATGTTGA